Proteins from a genomic interval of Luteolibacter sp. Y139:
- the acs gene encoding acetate--CoA ligase produces the protein MSNKIESHLVEDRVFKPTKEFSAKARISSMAQYKKLWQESVDKPETFWAREAKELEWRAKWTKVLDWKAPDAKWFVGGKLNVCENCVDRHAKGSRRNKAAIIFEGEPGDRQVLTYAQLHREVCRFANVLLSKGVKSKDRVLVYMPMIPEAAIAMLACARIGAVHSVVFGGFSSESIVDRLEDSGATHVVTADGGWRRGKIVPLKENVDEALKKYNAIKSIVVFKRTGQDIAMKDGRDTWWHDEVAKVSAKHEAKAFDSEHPLFILYTSGSTGKPKGILHTSGGYLTGTYVTCKYVFDMQDDDVYWCTADVGWITGHSYIVYGPLAMGVTQVMYEGAPNQPDFGRFWQMIEEYGVSIFYTAPTAIRAFIKAGDHFPKKHDLSSLRLLGSVGEPINPEAWMWYHEKIGGGRCPIVDTWWQTETGAIMITPLPGCTPTKPGTATLPFFGVDAAILDETGQECKANEGGRLVIRKPWPSMTRAIYGDKARYKKTYWSDYKGMYTAGDGARRDKQGNFWIVGRLDDVLNVSGHRLGTAEVESALVGHPAVAESAVVGRPDDLKGQAVVAFVTLKAGITETPALQKELREHVGKVIGAIAKPDDLHFAPALPKTRSGKIMRRLLKELVTTGTVSGNTTTLEDFSVIANLQERIAGAK, from the coding sequence ATGAGCAACAAGATCGAAAGCCACCTCGTCGAAGACCGCGTCTTCAAACCCACCAAGGAGTTCTCGGCCAAAGCCCGCATTTCCAGCATGGCTCAGTACAAGAAGCTGTGGCAGGAGTCGGTGGATAAGCCTGAGACATTCTGGGCCCGTGAAGCCAAGGAGCTCGAGTGGCGCGCGAAGTGGACCAAGGTGCTCGATTGGAAAGCTCCGGACGCGAAGTGGTTCGTGGGCGGCAAGCTCAACGTCTGCGAAAATTGCGTCGACCGCCACGCCAAGGGCTCCCGCCGAAACAAGGCGGCCATCATTTTCGAAGGCGAGCCCGGCGACCGCCAGGTGCTCACCTACGCCCAGCTTCACCGCGAGGTCTGCCGCTTCGCCAATGTGCTGCTCTCGAAGGGCGTGAAGTCCAAGGATCGCGTGTTGGTTTACATGCCGATGATCCCCGAGGCGGCCATCGCCATGCTCGCCTGCGCCCGCATCGGTGCGGTGCACTCGGTGGTCTTCGGCGGCTTCTCGTCCGAGTCCATCGTCGACCGCCTGGAAGACTCCGGCGCGACCCACGTGGTCACCGCCGACGGTGGCTGGCGCCGTGGCAAGATCGTCCCGCTCAAGGAAAACGTCGATGAAGCGCTGAAGAAGTACAACGCCATCAAGTCCATCGTCGTCTTCAAGCGCACCGGCCAGGACATCGCCATGAAGGACGGCCGCGACACGTGGTGGCACGATGAGGTCGCCAAGGTCTCTGCCAAGCACGAGGCCAAGGCCTTCGACTCGGAGCACCCGCTCTTCATCCTCTACACCTCCGGCTCGACCGGAAAGCCAAAGGGCATCCTCCACACCAGCGGCGGCTACCTCACCGGCACCTACGTGACCTGCAAGTACGTCTTCGATATGCAGGATGACGACGTCTACTGGTGCACCGCCGATGTCGGCTGGATCACTGGCCACAGCTACATCGTCTACGGCCCGCTCGCGATGGGCGTGACCCAGGTCATGTATGAGGGTGCCCCGAACCAACCCGACTTCGGCCGCTTCTGGCAGATGATCGAGGAATACGGTGTCTCGATTTTCTATACCGCGCCGACCGCCATCCGCGCCTTCATCAAGGCTGGCGATCATTTCCCGAAGAAGCACGATCTCTCCTCCCTCCGCCTTCTCGGCTCCGTCGGCGAGCCGATCAATCCGGAAGCCTGGATGTGGTATCACGAAAAGATCGGCGGCGGCCGCTGCCCGATCGTCGATACCTGGTGGCAGACCGAGACCGGCGCCATCATGATCACCCCGCTCCCTGGCTGTACGCCGACTAAACCTGGCACCGCTACCTTGCCGTTCTTCGGCGTGGACGCTGCCATCCTCGACGAGACCGGCCAGGAGTGTAAGGCGAACGAAGGTGGCCGCCTTGTGATCCGGAAACCATGGCCGTCCATGACCCGCGCCATTTACGGCGACAAGGCCCGCTACAAGAAGACCTACTGGTCTGACTACAAGGGCATGTACACCGCCGGCGACGGTGCCCGCCGCGACAAGCAGGGCAATTTCTGGATCGTCGGCCGCCTCGATGACGTCCTCAACGTTTCCGGCCACCGCCTTGGCACCGCCGAGGTCGAGAGTGCGCTGGTCGGCCACCCGGCAGTCGCCGAGTCCGCGGTCGTCGGCCGCCCTGACGATTTGAAGGGCCAGGCAGTTGTCGCTTTCGTCACCTTGAAAGCCGGGATCACCGAGACCCCCGCGTTGCAAAAAGAGCTCCGCGAGCACGTCGGAAAAGTAATTGGCGCGAT
- a CDS encoding pseudouridine synthase: MPEGTRLNKFLASCGVGSRRACDAMVQDGRVEINGKPCLNPAQRVEPGDFVRVDGKRVQEKETNTVMFYKPRGYVCSREDELGRDTIFTILPPILKHLHHVGRLDRDSEGLLILTNDGDLSQALMHPSKLVEKEYLVTSNQPVLNEHLDLFKSGIYVEKVRMRAKEVTRLSSRRYRIVLETGLKRQIRMMFKALGYQVQKLVRVRIGMVELGDLPEGAWLPIDEKTIALLQKNPKPRADRRPEAKTAKKAAKKTARKGAPAGPKPPKKPSRRSLTDDSRPPSARGFGKKAAKRAPRQK; this comes from the coding sequence ATGCCTGAAGGCACCCGACTGAACAAATTCCTCGCCTCCTGCGGAGTCGGCTCGCGCCGCGCCTGCGACGCCATGGTCCAGGACGGCCGCGTCGAGATCAATGGCAAGCCCTGTCTCAATCCCGCCCAGCGCGTGGAGCCCGGCGACTTCGTCCGGGTCGATGGCAAGCGCGTGCAGGAAAAGGAGACGAACACCGTGATGTTCTACAAGCCGCGCGGCTACGTCTGCTCGCGCGAGGACGAGCTCGGCCGCGACACGATCTTCACCATCCTGCCGCCCATCCTGAAGCACCTCCACCACGTCGGCCGCCTCGACCGCGACTCGGAAGGCTTGCTCATCCTCACCAACGACGGAGATCTCTCGCAGGCGCTGATGCACCCGTCGAAGCTGGTGGAGAAGGAGTATCTAGTCACTTCCAACCAACCCGTGCTCAACGAGCACCTCGACCTCTTCAAGAGCGGCATCTACGTCGAAAAGGTGCGGATGAGGGCAAAGGAAGTCACCCGACTTTCCTCCCGCCGCTACCGCATCGTGCTGGAGACCGGCCTGAAGCGCCAGATCCGCATGATGTTCAAGGCACTCGGCTACCAGGTCCAGAAGCTGGTGCGCGTGCGCATCGGCATGGTCGAACTCGGCGACTTGCCGGAAGGCGCATGGCTCCCGATCGACGAGAAGACCATCGCTCTCCTGCAGAAGAACCCGAAGCCGCGCGCCGACCGCCGACCAGAGGCAAAAACAGCGAAGAAAGCGGCAAAGAAAACCGCTAGGAAAGGTGCTCCAGCCGGTCCCAAGCCACCCAAGAAGCCTTCCCGCCGCAGCCTAACAGACGACTCCCGTCCGCCATCTGCCCGTGGCTTCGGAAAGAAGGCGGCGAAGCGCGCGCCAAGACAGAAGTAA
- a CDS encoding small basic protein, producing MSKHNSLKAKGGAEGKRSVMKRFERVKLMKERGVWKEGRSPIGLPKTKGEG from the coding sequence ATGTCGAAGCACAATAGTCTCAAGGCCAAGGGCGGCGCCGAAGGCAAGCGTTCCGTGATGAAGCGTTTTGAACGCGTTAAGCTCATGAAGGAGCGCGGTGTCTGGAAGGAAGGCCGTAGCCCCATCGGTCTGCCCAAGACCAAGGGCGAGGGCTGA
- the upp gene encoding uracil phosphoribosyltransferase: MPPGTVRAWVVSVVHVVQHPLVQAELTGLRCRNCPGPEFRQRLRRIASLMVPAVTADFETKVVPCETPLEMTSGVEMTRRIILTPILRAGLGFLDGFFDLLPNAAIAHIGLARNEETLQPEPYYLKTPPILADSEVIVIDPMLATGGSAVEAVKRLVELGATHIRYACLVAAPEGIATFEAAWPDVPVFTAAIDRGLNDRGYILPGLGDAGDRLFGTA, from the coding sequence TTGCCTCCCGGCACGGTTCGCGCTTGGGTGGTAAGCGTGGTTCACGTCGTCCAACATCCCCTCGTCCAAGCCGAATTGACCGGCCTCCGCTGCCGCAATTGCCCCGGCCCCGAATTCCGCCAGCGACTGCGCCGGATCGCCTCCCTGATGGTCCCCGCAGTCACCGCCGACTTTGAGACGAAGGTCGTCCCCTGCGAAACCCCTCTCGAAATGACCAGTGGCGTGGAAATGACCCGCCGGATCATCCTGACCCCCATCCTCCGCGCCGGCCTCGGCTTCCTCGATGGCTTCTTCGATCTCCTCCCGAATGCCGCCATCGCCCACATCGGCCTCGCGCGGAACGAGGAGACTCTTCAACCGGAGCCCTACTATTTGAAAACCCCGCCGATTCTCGCAGACAGCGAGGTGATCGTGATCGATCCCATGCTCGCGACCGGCGGCTCGGCGGTGGAAGCCGTGAAACGGCTCGTCGAGCTGGGCGCCACCCACATCCGCTACGCCTGCCTAGTGGCCGCTCCGGAAGGCATCGCCACCTTCGAAGCCGCTTGGCCGGACGTGCCGGTTTTCACCGCCGCGATCGACCGCGGACTCAATGATCGCGGCTACATTTTGCCCGGATTGGGCGACGCTGGTGATAGATTGTTCGGAACTGCGTAA
- a CDS encoding pseudouridine synthase, translating into MKLDRLLAKHESMGRNRARARILAGQVRLDGVETRRFDHEVDRFTRVELEEVVIQIPERQLHVMLHKPVGVVSATSDAEHPTVIDLIDDPDRATLHLVGRLDRNTSGMVLLTNDGRWSKVLMDPAKKVPKVYRVQTRDPIPPEAVAAFAEGFYFHTENLVTKPAKLEIIGEREARLTLHEGRYHQIKRMFHRIDNRVTGLHREQIGTLALSADLGPGEWRLLSKEEAAACASIP; encoded by the coding sequence GTGAAGCTGGACCGCCTGCTCGCAAAGCACGAGTCAATGGGACGAAACCGCGCCCGGGCTCGGATCCTCGCCGGTCAGGTGCGTCTGGATGGGGTTGAAACGCGACGTTTCGATCATGAGGTAGACCGCTTCACTCGGGTGGAATTGGAAGAGGTCGTCATTCAAATTCCGGAGCGTCAGCTTCACGTGATGCTTCACAAGCCGGTCGGCGTGGTGAGCGCGACATCAGACGCAGAGCATCCCACGGTGATCGACCTCATTGATGATCCGGACCGCGCCACTCTGCACTTGGTCGGCCGCTTGGACCGGAATACCTCGGGCATGGTGCTACTGACGAACGACGGGCGCTGGTCCAAGGTCTTGATGGATCCCGCGAAGAAGGTGCCGAAGGTTTATCGCGTCCAGACACGCGACCCAATCCCGCCCGAGGCAGTCGCAGCCTTTGCCGAAGGCTTCTACTTCCACACGGAGAACCTCGTGACCAAACCGGCTAAACTTGAAATCATTGGCGAGCGGGAAGCCCGGTTGACCCTCCACGAGGGCCGCTATCACCAGATCAAGCGGATGTTCCACCGCATCGACAACCGGGTGACCGGCTTGCACCGCGAGCAAATCGGGACACTGGCACTCTCCGCAGACCTCGGTCCCGGCGAGTGGCGGCTTCTGAGCAAGGAGGAAGCCGCTGCCTGCGCCAGCATCCCTTGA